The Arctopsyche grandis isolate Sample6627 chromosome 12, ASM5162203v2, whole genome shotgun sequence genome includes the window AGAAACGCGATAAAATATCATTGTCGTTTCACAACATCAAATTTGTGTCACTTTTCTTGTCAGGGTGTGATAGATGAAATATAAGTATTAACTATATAAGATTTTCCAGATAAGGCTTTAGAACGGGTATGTCAAACAActgttattataaaattttgaagattttattatattgctcatttttatGGTTATTTATGGACCTTAGAAACAAAGGGTTAGTTCGTATGTAAAattgcggtctccgtgacgagcccgaatgtgaaacgccggaaaatgcaaatatcggaaggcaaagatcgaaaatcaaaagattttaagtcgaaagatcaaaacaaaagggtgcatggtaaacggtacatactcacttaatttgcgcgagcaggatacaacaggaacaagaggaacatggttttcctcccgtattaatgtgcacgcgcagaataatacgggaggaaaagcctgttcttcttgttcctgttgtatcctgctcgcgcaaattaagtgagtatgtatgtgaatatgtaccgtttaccatgcatcctttttttttgatctttcgacttaagatctttcgattttcgatatttgccttcggatatttgcgttttccggcgtttcacattcgggcccgtgaggtagacccgtaaaattgtaatagaaataatcaaataaaacatttcagaCTCAATTcataatttcatttcattttgggGCGTCGTATCTGAAAGATATAGTGAAGTGCTGTACAATTCAGGTTGATTGAAATACAAATGtgatacacaattttttttttgtacttccCCTTGCATTTTTGACAAccaaatatcttttttttatcagaAAAAATATGATCAGCCTCCTTGCTCTGGATTATTCAGGGTAAGTTTACAATATTTATGATATCAGTTGCTTGGTTACCCTTGTAGTAATTAAAAAGCCGACGTTTTGGTTGGCCGTTACTCGTGCTAAATTTTCAATTGTGATGTGTTTAAATTTGGTTCCGGAAATTGTGACGAAAATTCACTATTGAGGTGCTTATTAATTGCAATCGACTCTTCAGTTTTGCTCAATGAATTGGGAAGAGCAACATCTAAATTTAACGGAGTTGCCATAGCGCCTTCCGCAGTGGAAGTTCAAGtcatattttttgcataatgtGTAATGTGCAATGATGGTATAATGTGTAATGATCGTATAATGTGTAATAATGGTTTATTACACATTAATAAaccattattaaatttaaaaaaaaaaatggtagaaattttcaatgtggagaatattttttttctaacattccaatcataaaaatatgcttaatgtgcaatataatatatttttttaattttcctatTTAAATTTCGTCAGAattttcatgtaaaaattatttttgtggCTGTTATAACCGAGtcagttttttttgtatgaagtggCCTTTAAACATAATGAGTTACATTACCTTCATATGTGTACAGGCTTTTTATtccaaattaaacctttttcatttcaaattgaccctttttcatttcaaattaaaccttttttatttcaaattgaccccttttcaatgtaaatttgaaatgaaaaagagtcaatttggaatgaaaaacctatatctgatttcattgttttagATGAAAGTACCATAGATTACAATTAGACGTGAAAAGTTATGTCATTTAAATGACTACCTAACCATGACTATAATGGTAGGCATTAATACGAATGACATTTTTGAGCATGGCAGTAAAATGATAGCTTTGTAAAAGTGCATCATGTCAAGTTACAAGATTGTGGCAGACAATTCATTTAGCCATTTTGTGAAATTACACGTTCTAATCAATCAATCGTGATCAATTTTTAGTTTATACAGATTCAACTTCTTCAAATGTTTTCACTAAATTTCGAAGCCCTTGTTCAGTAGGACGATTAATTGTAGTAAAAATATCATTCATTCTATGTACTAAGtttaaatgatttcaatgagTTGTTTTTATGAAAACCACGCCACAACGTGAATTAAATAAGTGTAAATGAAATTctgcatataaataaaaaaagcactTGTTATAGACATTAAAAGTTCTAAGCCCCTTTTTGGAAaatcctacatatatagaactatggaaatatatatgtatacctgctTATCTTCATTATGTGTTAAACGTTTGTGCATTCTCATATTTGAATTGGACACAAATCGTTTTTTGCATAAATCACATTGAAATGGTTTTTCTCCAGAATGTGTTCGCATGTGAACTTTGAGCACCCATTTATTTTGACATTGCAAATTGCACGTTTCACACTTGAAATCGTTGACGTTTTTTCGTTTGACTTTGACATTTGACTTTGTCGTTCGCTTGTACTGATTACCGTTTTTGTGAGATGTCACCTCTCGTTTTGACAAAAGTTCTTTTTCAGATCCGTTGGATTGTTTAGATATAtgcattttacattttttggaatgatttttgttttttatatttatagttttatcacaatttgaaatttttttattcgtttcaTTGTTTTTGCAAATCAATTCATTCATTGTTTTTTCACTCATTTTATTACTTTCAATATTATGATTATCTATTTTAGTTTTACATGTTTCAGAGTGGTTATCATTACCTATATTATGCAAGGATGGTGATTCAAAATTATGATGATCAGAAACGTCTAGTTCTAGCTTTATGTTAATATCGTTAATTTCAGttttaaaacattgttttaaaaCTTGTTCAGAATGCATACAtttctttttgaattttacagATATGTCGAGCTCTTTCAGACAATcgttacaaatattatttggaGTACTGTTTTCAAATGCAAAGCGAATGTTagaacaatataaaattaaatcgtcTATTCGGAAACATGTATTGTCGTTTTGGAATATAGAAATCAAATCAGACTTTTCATGTAAACAAATTCGGCATGTTGTCTTCAGATTATAAGAGGCGTTATATTCCATTGCTACTCTTTTACATGtgatacaatataaaacacacgatttttttagatacacttgaaaaaattgatcggttttatagaaaatgatcagattATTAGATCGACTTCGTGTAACCCGGCAATGATATTCGGAACGGTAAACAAATATCTGTCAAATCAATCCAGCccaaacatatatttataccgCCATAATTCAATACTTTTTGGCTTGTAttttacggttcggtgattacatcccaaatgtgaatcgctaccaggataaccgccgctacgaaattCGTCGCACGGCTCTTTCGTCACACAAGAAAATTGCCATACAGAAAATTGCCCAAAATTGCTCAAAATTGtccaaatctcgtaaaaaaaagcatttgccgACCAATAtttgggtaaacggactactagtcatatgtaaaccagtcacaggacaactggtcgctctagatcggtcacacgtgataaCCCGTcgccctaaaactggtcacgagaaaactggtcccaccctaaaatcagtcacgagaaaactggttgaccgagggtgtgaccagttttagtgtgacgggtgatcacgtgtgaccgatctataacgaccggttgtcctgtgaccggttcacatttgcctagtaatcaccgaaccatatttatctacactgctaatttggtacaaaattttcttattttcttgtatttatttataaaattctaaacatgatatatttGGCCTTTTGGCCAGGTATTTATTGCAAAAGCCTCTCCATTCACGTCATAGCTTGTGAAAGAAAATATAGTACTGACTGCATGAAATTATtgacaaaattgaaaaagaggacattatggggataatataaaaaaagatagaaaacaaaagaattgtGTTAAATAAAAAGAGAACATGTTCTCTCAAAAAGAGACCTGTTGGCAACCCTAATCACACTGGAAAATTTCCGTAT containing:
- the LOC143919793 gene encoding uncharacterized protein LOC143919793 isoform X2, with protein sequence MEYNASYNLKTTCRICLHEKSDLISIFQNDNTCFRIDDLILYCSNIRFAFENSTPNNICNDCLKELDISVKFKKKCMHSEQVLKQCFKTEINDINIKLELDVSDHHNFESPSLHNIGNDNHSETCKTKIDNHNIESNKMSEKTMNELICKNNETNKKISNCDKTINIKNKNHSKKCKMHISKQSNGSEKELLSKREVTSHKNGNQYKRTTKSNVKVKRKNVNDFKCETCNLQCQNKWVLKVHMRTHSGEKPFQCDLCKKRFVSNSNMRMHKRLTHNEDKQKRFTTKSYLKEHIARHQGDKRFFCEICASKFISDVNLKQHMLVHGIQNRNFKRHQCTFCDYKTMGKVDLARHIRKHTGEKPFRCPEEGCQSAFAGKASLKLHIRIHTGEKPYTCSECPARFSRGDKYKNHMLKKHNITNVGPNKRSKLIVKELAEAIENGQTTTIPMDILKIST
- the LOC143919793 gene encoding uncharacterized protein LOC143919793 isoform X1; this translates as MEYNASYNLKTTCRICLHEKSDLISIFQNDNTCFRIDDLILYCSNIRFAFENSTPNNICNDCLKELDISVKFKKKCMHSEQVLKQCFKTEINDINIKLELDVSDHHNFESPSLHNIGNDNHSETCKTKIDNHNIESNKMSEKTMNELICKNNETNKKISNCDKTINIKNKNHSKKCKMHISKQSNGSEKELLSKREVTSHKNGNQYKRTTKSNVKVKRKNVNDFKCETCNLQCQNKWVLKVHMRTHSGEKPFQCDLCKKRFVSNSNMRMHKRLTHNEDKQVCSECGKSFSCLTYLKRHLIIHYKVKPYGCTICQKRFTTKSYLKEHIARHQGDKRFFCEICASKFISDVNLKQHMLVHGIQNRNFKRHQCTFCDYKTMGKVDLARHIRKHTGEKPFRCPEEGCQSAFAGKASLKLHIRIHTGEKPYTCSECPARFSRGDKYKNHMLKKHNITNVGPNKRSKLIVKELAEAIENGQTTTIPMDILKIST